The Fusarium musae strain F31 chromosome 12, whole genome shotgun sequence genome window below encodes:
- a CDS encoding hypothetical protein (CAZy:GH13) — translation MTKKIYHHEPLWWKHGVVYQIYPASFKDSNGDGIGDIPGVISKLDYLKGLGIDIIWISPHYRSPQVDMGYDISDFQDIHEPYGTLEDCQQLIREIHDRGMRVIVDLVINHTSDQHPWFIESKSSASSPKRDWYFWRQPKIDSNGNKCRPNNWRSQFTKPAWTLDDKTNEYYLHVYAAGQPDLNWENEDCRREIFDNAIKFWLDRGVDGFRVDTVNKFSKVPGLPDAPVAEPDEETQIATCHYANGPRIHEYLREMKEVMKPYDVMTVGELPNTPDLEDLLKYISPGSEPGSQEIDMVFNFDTVNLGQTPGNRFLPLPFDKNDFKRCLTKWQKLPETTGSWTTVFLENHDQGRSVSRFASDLPQYREQAAKMLATVLATMTGTLFIYQGQEIGMINAPDSWSADEYKCVRSVNYVQDIRDRTNNDPVAVEEARRSLQRVARDHARVPMQWDNTANAGFTSSAVVPWMPVLDSYPDINVADQLGDKGSVLEFWRGMLEVRKKYSSLFVYGTFSLIDEHNDLMAFIKTDSRTGMRALTVANLSHSDLALPNFQGLDLGSTSLLVRSSNEPATTHQKSYLGPYEARVYLLE, via the coding sequence ATGACTAAAAAGATCTACCACCATGAACCACTTTGGTGGAAGCATGGCGTTGTCTACCAAATCTACCCAGCATCTTTCAAAGACTCGAATGGTGACGGTATCGGCGACATCCCCGGCGTCATCTCCAAGTTAGACTACCTAAAAGGCCTCGGCATAGACATCATTTGGATCTCGCCCCATTATAGAAGCCCCCAGGTCGATATGGGGTACGATATTTCCGACTTTCAAGACATCCATGAACCATACGGTACACTTGAAGACTGCCAGCAACTCATCAGAGAAATCCACGACAGAGGAATGAGGGTCATCGTTGACTTGGTCATCAATCATACCTCCGATCAGCACCCTTGGTTTATTGAATCGAAATCTTCTGCCTCAAGCCCAAAGCGAGATTGGTATTTTTGGAGACAGCCCAAGATTGACAGCAACGGGAATAAGTGTAGGCCGAACAACTGGAGAAGCCAGTTTACGAAGCCGGCTTGGACGTTGGATGACAAAACCAATGAATACTATCTCCACGTATATGCTGCAGGCCAGCCAGATCTCAATTGGGAGAACGAAGACTGCCGACGAGAAATCTTCGATAACGCGATAAAATTCTGGCTAGATCGAGGTGTCGACGGATTTCGTGTTGATACCGTCAACAAATTTTCCAAGGTTCCAGGTCTACCGGACGCACCAGTTGCCGAACCAGATGAAGAGACTCAGATAGCTACATGCCACTATGCAAACGGTCCCCGCATCCACGAATATCTCCGCGAAATGAAGGAGGTCATGAAGCCATACGATGTCATGACTGTAGGCGAGCTACCAAACACACCTGATCTTGAGGATTTGTTGAAGTATATCTCGCCTGGTTCGGAACCTGGATCTCAGGAAATCGACATGGTCTTCAACTTTGACACGGTAAATCTTGGCCAGACGCCTGGGAATCGATTCCTGCCTTTGCCTTTCGACAAGAACGACTTTAAGCGCTGCCTGACAAAATGGCAGAAGCTCCCAGAAACAACGGGGTCATGGACGACTGTCTTTTTAGAGAATCACGACCAGGGAAGATCAGTATCGCGATTTGCATCAGATCTTCCACAGTACAGAGAACAGGCGGCCAAGATGCTAGCAACTGTGCTAGCTACCATGACCGGAACACTGTTCATTTACCAAGGACAGGAGATTGGCATGATTAATGCCCCCGACTCTTGGTCAGCGGATGAGTATAAGTGCGTCAGGTCTGTCAATTACGTCCAAGACATTCGAGATCGTACGAACAATGATCCTGTGGCGGTAGAAGAGGCTAGGAGAAGTCTTCAGCGTGTGGCGAGAGATCATGCTAGAGTTCCGATGCAATGGGATAATACAGCGAATGCAGGCTTTACAAGCAGTGCTGTAGTACCATGGATGCCAGTCCTGGATAGCTATCCAGACATTAATGTTGCTGATCAGCTTGGGGACAAGGGCAGTGTTTTGGAGTTCTGGCGGGGAATGCTGGAGGTTCGAAAGAAATACTCTTCGCTGTTCGTTTATGGCACATTCTCTCTCATTGATGAGCATAATGATTTGATGGCTTTCATAAAGACAGACTCCAGAACTGGTATGAGAGCTTTGACAGTCGCAAACTTGTCACACTCGGACCTTGCTTTGCCGAACTTTCAAGGTTTGGATCTTGGATCAACGTCTCTGCTTGTAAGGAGCTCTAATGAGCCTGCTACTACGCACCAGAAGTCGTATCTCGGACCCTACGAAGCAAGGGTCTATTTACTCGAGTAG